The nucleotide sequence TGGTGGATTTAATATGATTACGGCTATTCTCGTGCTCATATTGGAGAAAACACCAATGATAGGTACTTTAAAGAGCTTAGGTGCTTCTGACCGCAGTATCCGCAAGATATTTTTGTATAATGCTACCTATATCATAGGCTTGGGACTCTTATGGGGGAATGTTTTAGGATTCTTATTGCTCTGGTTACAACAGCGTTACAGCCTTATCAAGTTAGACCCTGCCACCTATTATGTAACCGAAGTACCGATTGCTTTCACTCCTCTGTGGGTGTTATTGCTCAATATAGGCGTTTTGCTATTGTGCTTGCTAATGCTACTCATTCCTACCTATGTGATTACCAAAATATCACCTACTAAATCTATGAAGTTTGCGTAAATAATTTGAGATAGTGCAAAAGTGAGTGCATAATTATTTAAAATCTTTGCTTTATTCAAAATAAAGAAGTACATTTGCCACAAATTAAAAAATGTGACTATATGAAAAGAAATATTAGCACTTTGGACAAGAATATCCGTTTGCTCATTATCGTTATCACTGCGATATTGGGGTATTTTAACGAGTTTTCTATTACCATTGCTTCCGTGTTATCAGGCGTTTCTATATTGCTTTTGGTAACCATTCTCATTAATTTCTCACCCATTTACGCACTTTTAGGTATCAGTACCTATAAGCCTAAAGAAAAATAATTATTATGACTTCTTTTTTTAACGAAACTCCCTTTGTCTTTCCTTTTAAGAAAAACGAAGTAAAACGTTGGGTGAAACGCGTAGCCCAATCCGAAGGTAAAGAGGTGGGCAATATCAACTATATTTTTTGCGATGATGAGTATTTGCACAAAATAAATGTAGAGTACTTGCAACACGACACCCTTACCGATATCATCACCTTTGATTATTCTGAGGGCAAAGTGCTCCATTCGGATATTTATATTTCGGTAGAACGTGTAAAGGAGAATGCTAACATCTTTAAAGTGCCGTTCCAAAGAGAACTCCTGCGGGTATTGGCACACGGCTTGTTACACCTCTGCGGTTATAAGGATAAAACACCGGAAGACAGTGCGCTAATGCGCAACAAAGAAGAAGAAAAGATGAACCTTTTTACGGTTGTTTAGGAAGAGTAGATTTGAGCTTTATAGTAAAACTCGCTAAATAACCATAAATAAGCAAAAGTAAGGTGCCTATGTAGATACTATTGTCAAAAGCATAGAAATTTACAAATGAGAAAACAACACTCATTCCAAGGAAGATTTTTATCTTCCTTTTTTTATAGGGTATCGGATAGTATTTTTGTCCGTAGTAATACGAAATAAACATCATCGCCCCATAGGTGATGAGTGTTGCTAACGCCGCCCCTTTATAACTGAGCCAAGGAATAAGCGCAAAGTTGAACACTACCGTAATAGCCATTCCTACTAAGGATACGATAGCCCCGAAACTGGTACGGTCGGTTACTTTGTACCACACCGAAAGACTGTGGTAAATACCCAAACAAAGGTTAGCTAACAAGATAATAGGTACAATCCAAAGGGCTTCCCAATAGGCTTTGTTAGGTATCAAAATAAGTTTAAAAACATCAGTGAATACGGTAATAAAGAGCAAAATAAAGCCTCCGCAAACAATGAAATATTCAGTGATACGAGCATAGGTTTTAGGCGCATTCTTATCCTGTGCACTGCTGAAAAAGAAAGGTTCTATACCAAGTTTATAAGCAGTAACAAAGAGGTTCATAAATACCCCCATTTTGTAACAAGCAGAATAAATACCTATAGTTCCATCGGCAGTATCAGCGGGAAGGAGCATACGCAAGAACACTCGGTCAAAACCTTCGTTTACGGCAAAAGCAATACCTGCCAATAATACAGGGAAAGCATAAATCATCATCTCTTTCCAAAGTCGATAATCAAAACGGAAATGTATTTTGAAATAGATAGGCAACAAGACAATGAAAGTCGCTAAACTCGCTATTACGTTGGCTAAAAAGATATAATATACACCACCGTTGGTAGCAAGGGTTTCAGCAGGTAAATAGTTCAGGTAGTAAATGTTAAGAGCTAAATTCACTGCTGTATTCCCTATTTTAACAATAGCATAAAGTTTGGCTTTGCCTTTGTTCCTGAGCCACGCAAACGGAATAACCACTAAGGCATCGAGTACTAATATATAAATGGCAAAGACAATATACTGTACATCGTAGTTCAGCCAGGAGGCAATAAAGTGTCGCAATAAGTAGGCAATCAGCAGGAAAAACAAAGAGCTGACTGTAAGAGAAGTAAGTGCAGTAGATTGTACCTTCTTCTTCCGTTCGCCTTTGTTCATAAAGCGGAAGAAAGCTGTTTCCATACCGTATGATAGCAGTACGTTCCCCAAGATAAGATAGACAAACAACCCTGAATAGATACCAAAATCGGCAGTATCGAGTTTATTCACGTACAACCTTGTGAGCAATAGGGTAAGCACACGAGGGAGTACAGTAGCAATGCCGTAGATAATGGTATCTTTAAAAAGTTTTTTCAACATAAGGCGTTTTTATTATCCAAATAGTTCTTGTATTGCATCTTCTATCTTGGCAACTTTTACAATCCTAATTTTAGTATTTTTAAGGGCTATTTTGTTATATTTTGATACAAAAATAGTGTTGAAGCCTAATTTCTCAGCTTCTGTAATGCGTTGCTCTACGCGTTGTACAGGGCGTATTTCACCGCCTAATCCTACTTCGCCGGCAAAACAGACGTCCTTTTCAATTGCTATATCTTCGTTAGAAGATAGGATAGCCATCGCCACTCCTAAGTCAGTGGCGGGGTCGTCGATAGTAATGCCTCCGGTAATATTAAGGAAGACGTCCTTAGCTCCTAAGCGGAATCCTGCGCGTTTCTCAAGCACTGCCAAAAGCATATTGAGGCGTTTGGCATTGAAGCCCGTAGTACTGCGTTGTGGTGTTCCATATACCGCTGTACTTACGAGTGCTTGTATTTCAATCATCAGCGGACGCATACCTTCCAAAGTGGCAGCTATGGAGGTACCGCTAATCGTCTCATCGGTTTTGGAAATGAGAATCTCCGAAGGATTATTTACCTCACGCAATCCGTTGCTAAGCATCTCGTAAATACCTAGTTCGGAAGTAGAGCCAAAGCGGTTTTTCAGTGAACGCAAGATACGGTACACGTGATTACGGTCGCCTTCAAACTGCAAAACCGTATCGACCATATGCTCTAATATCTTAGGTCCTGCTATTTGTCCGTCCTTAGTGATATGCCCAATGAGTATTACAGGAGTGTGAGTAGTTTTAGCAAACTTAATCAGTTCGGAGGCACATTCCCTAATTTGAGAAATACTCCCTGCTGATGCCTCTATATAATCAGATTGAAGGGTTTGGATAGAGTCGATAATCACGATTTCGGGCAAGAGTTCTTTTATCTGCTGAAAGATATTTTGCGTCTTAGTTTCAGTGAGGATAAAGCAATTATCGAGCTTATGCGGAATGCGGTCAGCGCGCATTTTTATCTGTTTCTCACTTTCCTCCCCCGATACGTAGAGGGTACGATAAGGCAAGTTAAGAGCTATTTGTAGCAGTAGCGTACTCTTGCCAATGCCAGGTTCACCCCCTAAAAGAGTAACCGACCCCGGTACAATTCCACCACCCAAAACGTTATTCAATTCGTGGTTGTTGCTATTGAGGCGCGCCTCCTGTTGTGTATCGATTTGCGAAATAGAGATATACTTAGGAGCTTTACTCTTGATAGGTGATTCTTTCTCTTGCCAAGCAGGAGCAGTGTCTTTCTGTACGACTTCTTCCACAATGGTATTCCACTGCTTGCAGACGTAACACTGTCCTTGCCATTTGCTGTATTGTGCTCCGCAATTCTGACAGAAATATGCTGTTTTTAGTTTTGCCATTTTTTAGGAGATTAGATGTTAGGAAGCACGAGCTACAAGCTCGTGCCAGCATAGATAGAGGTTAGGTTTTAGGCGTTAGATTATCTGGAAAAGCAAATTATCTATTGTTCATCGTTAATTGCAAAAGATATTGCCCGTATTGGTTTTTGAGCATTGGTTTTGCTAACTCTTGCAACTTTTCAGCAGTAATCCAACCTTTACGATAGGCTATTTCTTCCAAACAAGAGATTTTGAGTCCTTGACGTTTCTCTAAGGTTTCTACGAAGTTTGATGCTTCGCTAAGTGAATCGTGAGTACCCGTATCAAGCCACGCAAAACCGCGCCCTAAAAGTTGTACTTTTAATTCGCCGTCGTTTAGAAACTCTTGATTCACCGTAGTAATCTCCAATTCACCTCGTGCTGAGGGTTTGATACTTTTGGCTACTTTCACTACTTTATTGGGGTAAAAATAGAGTCCTACTACGGCATAGTTAGATTTAGGCTGTGTGGGTTTTTCCTCAATGCTAAGCACATTACCCGCGGTGTCAAACTCAGCTACTCCATAACGTTCAGGGTCTTTTACGTAATAACCAAAGACAGTAGCTTTGTGTTCTTTCTTTACATTCTCTACCGCTTGAGCGAGCATTTTCGAGAAACTCTGTCCGTAGAAAATATTATCTCCTAATACCAGGCACACATCGTCATCGCCTATAAACTCTTCGCCTATGATAAAAGCTTGAGCCAAGCCATCGGGACTGGGTTGCTCGGCATAGCTAAGGCGAATGCCGAAGTCGGAACCGTCACCTAAGAGGCGCTCAAAACCTGGTAAGTCCTGAGGAGTAGAAATTACCAATACCTCGCGAATACCCGAAAGCATCAGCACCGATAATGGGTAGTAAATCATTGGTTTATCGTAAATAGGGAGCAATTGTTTAGAAACTCCCTTAGTAATGGGGTAAAGGCGTGTACCTGAACCGCCTGCTAATATAATTCCTTTCATCGGTTGTTAGTTTTTTCAGACGTTAGTAATTACTATAACTTTCATATTATTTTGAGCATTGCCCAAAGTCGTTATACGACAAGCTATCAAAAAAACTTTGGCAAAGGTACAGTATTTATTTGAAATTAGCAAATGTGCTATTAATACCACAATGCCAATTGTTGAAGGTAAAAGATAAAAGATAAAAGGTAAAAGGTAAAGTGTGAGCTCGTAGCGCAACAGACAGATAAAATTAGTAAATTAGTAAATGAGTCAATTAGCAAATGGGGACGGGAGAATAAAATAATGTAGATATAAAAAGCTTATAGGAAAGACGAACAATGAACGAACAAAAGACGGTGCGAGCCGCACGGGCAGATAATGAAAAGACGAACAAAAGACGAAGAAAAGACGAACAAAGAACGAAGAAAAGACGAACAAAGAACGAAGAAAAGACGAACAAAAGACGAAGAAATGACGAACAAAAGACGAAGAAAAGACGAACAATGAACGAACAAATGACGAACAAATGACGGTGCGAGCCGCACGGGCAGATAAAGAAATGACGAAGGAAAAGTGGGGGTAAGTTAAAGCTAAGATAAAAATAAAAAGAGGGTTATTAGTAGATTTCAACTTTGCCGAAGTTTGAAACTTTGGCAAAGTTCGTACATATAAACGAATAAATGACGGTGCAAGCCACACGGGAAAATAGACAATGAACAAAGGAAAAGTAGAGACAAGGTGGTGAAAAAGCGGAGAGCAAACGGAGAAAAACGACTGGAAAAATTAATTAGAAAATAATTTTGGGTAAATGAAAATAAATTCCTACCTTTGCCAAATTAACACATAAATAAGATTAAAGATTATGAAGAAATTACTAGCCTTAATAGCTTTTTTATGGGTAATGACCGCCTGTGAAAAATCAGGGGAAGATACGCCCAAAAATACGCAAACTCAAATACCTTATGATTGGGATTTTTATTTGAAGCCTTCTCGGTTGTATGCAGTAAAAAATGAAAAAAATGCCGAGTTGAAAAAACTGTATTACCAAGTGTATGGTACGCCCTGCGGAGATTGGTATGATGGAATTAACCCAAACAGTAAGGATAGCGACCTCTATCTAAAGAATTTTGTTGAAGGAGCTGAACACGCTCGCAAAACGCCTATTGTAGTGATTTACGGTATCCCCAATCGCGATTGTGGCTCGTTTTCAAAAGGTGGACATCCTAATGCTGCTTCTTACAGAGCGTGGATAGATCGCGTAAGTGCCATTATTGGAAAACGCCGTGCAGTAGTAATTATCGAACCCGATGCTATTAACTACTGTAGACATAAAAAGGGCTCGGCTGAGTACAAAGAACGCGCTGATTTGCTTACTTATTGTGCAAGAAAGCTAAAAGAGAATAACCCTAATGTAGCGAGCTATATTCACGCTGGGAATTCTGTTTTGGTTACACAACACCCTGAAGCTGTTGCCAATGCCATTATAGATGGAGGCTTACAATATATGCGTGGTTTCGCACTGAATGTTTCGGGCTTAGGAGGCACTGCTGAAGAACAAGCAGGAGCCGAGAAATTTGTAACTTACTTAGCTTCTAAAGGCTTTAAAGATGTGCATTACGTGATTGACACAGGGCGCAGTGGCATCAATAGACCTAAACACCAGAATGCAAATGCTCCTTATAACTCTTGCAATAACTTTAATGCAGCTTTAGGCCCGCGTAGCACTACCAAAACCACAGGTGCACACGCCGATGCTTATTTATGGATTAACGGAGGAGGTGGCTCTGACGGTGAATGTAATATGGGAGCCCCCGCAGCGGGAGATCCTTATCCTGAATATACGAGACACTTGGTGCAAAACGCTATGAGAGTAAAGAGTATAGAGATTTTGGAAGTACCTCAAAACTTAAAATAGTCGTAACACGACAGGCAATTATAAAATAACCTTTATCATTGCAAAGATAAGAATAATACAGATAAATAAGATTAATGATTATGAATAAATTACTATCCTTAGTAGCTTTTTTATGGGTAATGACCGCCTGTGAAAAATCAGGGGAAGAGAGCGACCCCTCTACACAGACTCCAACAACGCAAACCTCTACTACACAAACTCCTACTACTCAGACCCCTACTACACCTCCTATTACGCCTCCGGTTACTCCTCCTATTCCACCTAACCCACCACAAGGTAAAAAGCCGGTAGCTTATGACTGGGATTTTTACTTGGAGCCCTCTCGGTTAGACGTAGTAAAAAATGAAAAAAATGCCGAGTTGAAAAAGCTGTATTACCAAGTGTATGGTACGCCCTGCGGAGGTTGGTATGACGGCGGTGTTAGTCCTGGTAGTGGTGGTAAAGAGAAAAATGACCGTTGGCTTAAAAACTTCGTTGAGGGAGCAGAACGCGCTCGCAAAACGCCTATTGTGGTGCTTTACGGTATTCCCAATCGCGATTGTGGGTCGTTTTCAAAAGGAGGGCACCCTAATGCTGCTTCTTACAAAGAGTGGATAGACCGTGTAAGTGCCATTATTGGACAACGCCGTGCGGTGGTTATTATTGAACCTGATGCCATTAACTACTGCGGTCACCCAAGAGGCTCAGCTAAATACAATGAGCGTGCTGAACTGCTTAATTATGCCGCTGAAAAACTAAATAAGAACAACCCTAATGTAGTGAGCTATATTCACGCTGGGAATTCTGATTTGGTCACAAAACACCCTGAAGCTGTTGCCAATGCTATTATAGATGGAGGTTTAAAATATATGCGTGGTTTCGCACTGAATGTTTCGGGCTTAGGAGGCACTGCCGAAGAACAAGCCGGAGCCGAGAGATTTGTAACTTACTTAGCTTCTAAAGGTTTTAAAGATGTGCATTACGTGATTGACACAGGGCGCAGTGGTATTAATAGACCTAAACACCAAAATGCAAATGCTCCTTATAACTCTTGCAATAACTTTAATGCAGCTTTAGGCCCGCGTAGCACTACCAAAACCACAGGTGCACACGCCGATGCTTATTTGTGGATTAACGGAGGAGGAGGCTCTGATGGTGAATGTAATATGGGAGCCCCCGCAGCGGGAAAGCCTTATCCTGAATATACAAGACACTTGGTGCAAAACGCTATGAGAGTGAAAAGTATAGAGATTTTGGAAGTACCTCAAAACTTAAAATAGTCGTAACACGACAAGCAATTAGAAACTTTGGCAAAGTGTGTGAAGAGTCGTAGCACAACAGAAGAGACATTTTATTTACATTGCCATTGGAAGTCTTCGACTTTAGATTGCATTTCGGGACGGTACTCATAGTGCCACCACTCTGAGAAAATAGATTTAAAGTTATATTTGTTGAGTACACCCTTCAACAACTTGCGATTCTCAAGTACCTTTTTAGGGAGGGTCGTGCAAGTGTGATGTGCTTTTTTACCAAAGAAATCAAAAGGAGTACCCATATCTAATTCCTTGCCTTGTGCATCTACAAGGGTAAGATCGACAGCAGCCCCGCGATTGTGTTTAGAACCTTTCGCGGGGTTTGCTACGTAGTGGGTACCTGGAAGTATCTTCCACATCTTTTTCTGTACCGAAAGCGGTCGGTAGCAGTCGAACAATTTAATGCGGTATCCCAACGATTTAAACTCTTCATTAGCTTTTACCAAAGCCTTTGCAGTACTCTTGCGGAGATAGCATTCTCCACAATCATATACTGCTTGTTTGAGAAAATTATCGGGGGTGGCGTATTTCATATCGAATACAAAGTCATTAGAAAGGCTTCTGAGGAGCACAAAATCATTCTGCTGTGCTAAAAGTGAGGACACTGATAATAATATAAAAAGTTGTAAGAGGTATTTCATAAGAGTGATTTTCGGCAAAAGTACAAAAAAACTTAAAAAAGGCTTGCTATATGTAACAAATTTACTACTTTTGTGCTATGATTCAGAAAACAGTACAAATACTCAACAAACGGGCAAAATTTGAATATGAAATCCTCGACAAATACACGGCGGGGATTGTGCTCGTGGGTACCGAAATAAAGTCTATACGAATGGGAAAAGCCTCGATAGCTGAGAGTTTTTGCGAGTTTAACGATAAAGGAGAGCTTTTCGTAATCAACTCTACCATTGAAGCATATGACTTTGGCACCTATTACAACCACCGCCCAAAAAGTGAACGCAAACTGCTTTTGCAGAAAAAAGAACTTCGCAAACTCAATAAAGAAGTGAAAAATAGCGGACTTACCATCGTACCTCTCAAACTCTTTATTAACGAAAAAGGCTTGGCTAAAATGGATATAGCCTTAGTACGCGGTAAGAAATTGTACGATAAACGCGAAACTATTAAAGACCGTGATAACAAGAGAAACTTGGATAGGCTGATGAAGAAGTAAGTCCTCACCCCGTTCCCCTCTCCCAAGGAGAGGGGCAAACTGTGAATTAATTATTAACAATTAATCATTAGATAAGTGTATAGAGATTTTAAAGAACTCCCCGATGATGCCCGTGTGTGGGTATACCAATGCAACCGTAGCTTTACAGAAGAAGAGCAAAAGCAACTGCATACACAATTAGAAGAATTTATAAACCACTGGATGGTGCACGGTAAGGATTTGCTATCATCATTTGAATTGCGCTATAACCGATTTATAGTTATAGGAGCATTACCCGATGCCCACGGTGTAGGAGGTTGTTCTCTTGATGCTTTAGCGCACTTTATTCAAGAGCTTGAAGCCCAATACAACGTTACATTGCTTGACCGTATGAATGTGAGTTACCGTCAAGGTGAACACATCGCCTATAAAAACCTTGCCGATTTCAAAAAAATGGTAAAAGAAAAAGCAGTATCGGCACAGACTATAGTGTTCAACAATTTGGTAAATACTAAAATAGAATGCGAAGAGAATTGGGAAGTGCCTTTGGAAGACAGCTGGCACAACCGGTTTTTATAGTGCGAGCCACAGTGCGAGCCGCACAAGCAAAAAGTGCGAGCCACACAGGCAATAAGTGCGAACCACACAGACAATAAAAGAAGTATGAACTTTGCCAAAATCTGAAACTTTGGCAAAGTGTAGCGACGCAAATGCGATTTTAAGACTTTTCGGACAGCCTTTTTTATTGTTAATATATCTGTCCTCTTAGTAAGTCTTCGAAGGTTTCTGCCTTTCTGATAAGTTTAGCTTCCCCATTCTGCCACAATACTTCTGCTGGACGCAAGCGTGAATTGTAGTTGCTCGCCATAGTGTAGCAATAGGCACCTGCATTGTGAAAGCACAATATATCGCCCTCAGTAATCTCAGCTATTTGTCGGTTGGAGGCAAAGGTATCGGTCTCGCATATATACCCGACTACTGAATAGAAACGATTCTTACCTTCGGGGTTAGAAATGTTTTCGATATAATGATTAGCCCCGTAGAACATTGGTCGGATAAGATGATTGAAACCAGAGTCGATGCCTGCAAATACCGTAGAAGTGGTTTGCTTTACTACATTCACCTTTACTAAAAAGTAGCCTGCTTCACTTACTAAAAACTTACCAGGTTCGAAAGCTAATGTAAGGTTGCGACCGTACTCCTTGCAGAAATCAGCAAAGCGACTGCTGAGACGTTCGCCCAACTCTTCTATATTGGTTTGTATATCTCCCTCTTTATAAGGCACTTTAAAGCCACTGCCAAAGTCGATAAATTGTAAATCCTTAAAGTGTTTAGCGGTTTCAAAGAGTATTTCGGCAGCGTATAGGAACACATCAATATCTAAAATATCACTACCTGTGTGCATATGGATACCGTTGATGTGCATCTTTGTATTCTCGACGATGCGCAAGATATGCGGTATTTGATGAATGCTAATACCAAACTTACTATCGATATGCCCTACCGAAATATTGCTATTACCGCCTGCCATCACGTGTGGATTGATACGAATACACACGGGTATCTCAGGGTGTTGTGTGCCAAACTGCTCCAAGAACGAAAGATTATCGATGTTGAGCTGTACTCCTAAGCGCATAGCCTCCTCAATTTCGTCCATTGAGACACCATTAGGCGTAAAAATAATTTGCTGAGGGTCAAAACCTGCCAGCAATCCCAACTGTACTTCCTGAATAGAAACGGTATCGAGACCAGCCCCCAAGTCCTTCATCAATTTCAAGATAGAAATATTAGAAAGGGCTTTCATTGCATAGTTGATGCGCAACTTGGGTACTGAGGCAAAGGCATTGGTAAGTCGGTTATATTGAGAAGCAATCTTCTGGGCATCATATACATATACAGGGCTACCGTAAGTATTTGCTATGTTTAGTAAATCGTTTATTTTCATTGAATATACTGTTGTTTAAATGATTATAGGGCACAAAAGTACAAATAATTAGCAAAATGGCAAATAATATTAATAATACCAGAAATGCCAATAATACTAAATTAATGACAAATGATGGTGTGAGCCACACAGGCGGGTGTGAGCCACACGGGCAGATAAAATTAGTAAATGAGTCAATTAGCAAATTAGCAAATGGGGTGGGAGAATAAAATAATGTAGAAAGAAGCCTTATTTAATGATTAATGGTTAATGATTAATTTAGGAGAAGCTTATAGGAAAGACGAACAAAAGACGGTGCGAGCCACACAGGCAGTCGTAGCACGACAGGCAGATAATGAAAAGACGAACAAAAGACGAACAAAAGACGAACAAAAGACGAACAAAAGACGAACAATGAACGAAGAAAAGATAAATCTAAGGTGGAAATAAGAAGAAGGTTATTAGTAGAATTCATACTGCAACGGCGAAGGGTATATGAAGATGGGGTTGTTTTATGTGTGAAAAACAGTAGTTTTCAGATATTTAAATAATAATTTCAAATTAATTAAACGACTGGAATACAGTATATAATAAATTAGTATACACAAAAATAATCTGAAAAAAGAGAAAAAAGTTTTGCCGTTTCAAAAAATAGTTATACCTTTGCGCCCTGAATATAAATAACACATTAATAAATAGAGAAAAAAATGGCAAGAGTTTGTGACTTAACAGGCAAAAAAGCATTGGTGGGCAATAACGTGTCACACGCAATGAACAAAACTAAACGTAAATTCAATGTAAACCTCCGTACAAAACGTTTCTTCATTCCAGAAGAGAATCGTTGGATTACCCTAAAAGTATCGGCAACTGCAATTAAAACTATCGACAAGAAAGGTATCTATGCAGTGCTTAAAGAAGTAGAACGTAACGGATATATTAACTAATTTAAAAGAATACTAAAATGGCTAAAAAAGGAAATAGAATTCAGGTTATTTTGGAGTGCACTGAGCACAAAGAGTCTGGTTTACCAGGAACTTCACGTTACATCACTACCAAAAACAAAAAAAATACCCCAGATAGATTAGAGCTTAAGAAGTTCAACCCTATCCTCAAGAAAGTAACTGTTCATAAAGAAATTAAATAATTAAAACGTTATGGCAAAGAAAACAGTAGCAACCCTACAAGGTAAATCTAAGAAGCATACTAAAGCTATCAAAATGGTGAAATCACCTAAAACAGGTGCTTATACTTTCGTAGAAAGCGTAATGGCTCCTGAGCTCGTTGATGAATTTTTGAAGAAGAAATAATTAAATTTTCTCTATTTTTATCATATTTAAAAAAGCTGTCGTGAGACGGCTTTTTTGCATATATAAACTTTTTTACTACCTTTGCACTCATATCCTAAAATATACAATAAGCTATGGCATTGCAATTTCTGAAAAATATCTTTTCAAAAGAAAAGAAAGAAACCTTA is from Capnocytophaga ochracea DSM 7271 and encodes:
- the lysA gene encoding diaminopimelate decarboxylase: MKINDLLNIANTYGSPVYVYDAQKIASQYNRLTNAFASVPKLRINYAMKALSNISILKLMKDLGAGLDTVSIQEVQLGLLAGFDPQQIIFTPNGVSMDEIEEAMRLGVQLNIDNLSFLEQFGTQHPEIPVCIRINPHVMAGGNSNISVGHIDSKFGISIHQIPHILRIVENTKMHINGIHMHTGSDILDIDVFLYAAEILFETAKHFKDLQFIDFGSGFKVPYKEGDIQTNIEELGERLSSRFADFCKEYGRNLTLAFEPGKFLVSEAGYFLVKVNVVKQTTSTVFAGIDSGFNHLIRPMFYGANHYIENISNPEGKNRFYSVVGYICETDTFASNRQIAEITEGDILCFHNAGAYCYTMASNYNSRLRPAEVLWQNGEAKLIRKAETFEDLLRGQIY
- the rpmG gene encoding 50S ribosomal protein L33, which produces MAKKGNRIQVILECTEHKESGLPGTSRYITTKNKKNTPDRLELKKFNPILKKVTVHKEIK
- the rpmB gene encoding 50S ribosomal protein L28, encoding MARVCDLTGKKALVGNNVSHAMNKTKRKFNVNLRTKRFFIPEENRWITLKVSATAIKTIDKKGIYAVLKEVERNGYIN
- a CDS encoding DUF4295 domain-containing protein → MAKKTVATLQGKSKKHTKAIKMVKSPKTGAYTFVESVMAPELVDEFLKKK